Proteins encoded within one genomic window of Lepidochelys kempii isolate rLepKem1 chromosome 11, rLepKem1.hap2, whole genome shotgun sequence:
- the LOC140895285 gene encoding transcription factor 15-like encodes MKAGGGAASDPESGGGSSSESSSDKTLPPAGGPGKRKRKSPRLSGLSKQRQAANARERDRTHSVNSAFSALRTLIPTEPADRKLSKIETLRLAASYIAHLANVLLLQQGEGAEQPCLQYQPRLQGGSTAAAPRPICTFCLSNQRKLNREGEKNLSI; translated from the exons ATGAAGGCCGGCGGGGGTGCCGCATCCGACCCGGagagcggcggcggcagcagcagcgagAGCAGCTCGGACAAGACCCTGCCCCCCGCCGGGGGCCCGGGCAAGCGCAAGCGGAAGAGCCCCCGGCTGAGCGGGCTGAGCAAGCAGCGGCAGGCGGCCAACGCCCGGGAGAGGGACCGGACCCACAGCGTCAACTCCGCCTTCAGCGCGCTCCGCACGCTCATCCCCACCGAGCCCGCCGACCGCAAACTCTCCAAGATCGAGACGCTGCGCCTGGCCGCCAGCTACATCGCGCACCTGGCCAACgtgctgctcctgcagcagggcgAGGGGGCGGAGCAGCCTTGCCTGCAGTACCAGCCCCGCCTGCAGGGCGGCAGCACCGCCGCGGCTCCCCGGCCCATCTGCACCTTCTGCCTCAGTAACCAGAGGAAGCTG aacagagaaggggagaaaaacTTGTCTATTTAA